The Eurosta solidaginis isolate ZX-2024a chromosome 4, ASM4086904v1, whole genome shotgun sequence genome includes a window with the following:
- the LOC137249997 gene encoding uncharacterized protein: protein MEVLTKAEVEFPKTGTIAQLRQLCVDLVGATKKLSEPESAKPPNPDAHTSAAATAVPDAITDVTTAIAITDVTAATATIETTAATTNETENKVDELEQEITKLKQREILALQREIQQLQGQSHRSSSADFASIEVMVQKFTGDDSYHIRKWFGELEDVFGIMCIDEYMQLLCVRRLLDGSAKLFVRTPMVSDYQSLKAALIEQFSISYSLLDVYEELKARKLRSSESVQRYLLEMQLIASKANIHEGDLLDAVIAGIGDKLGAATMLYQANNLRELKIQIDRYDKYRPRAATGAKVVKPNGKDKTSVQPVATIARITNLTLQSLNERWVHILSVWSSDIFTKHVQSEIWLQR, encoded by the coding sequence ATGGAGGTGTTAACGAAAGCGGAAGTAGAATTCCCTAAAACTGGTACAATTGCGCAGTTAAGGCAACTTTGTGTGGATTTGGTTGGAGCTACCAAGAAGTTAAGCGAACCAGAGTCGGCGAAACCCCCAAATCCTGATGCCCATACATCCGCTGCTGCCACTGCTGTCCCCGATGCCATCACCGATGTTACTACTGCAATTGCTATCACTGATGTTACTGCTGCCACTGCCACCATTGAAACCACTGCTGCCACTACTAATGAAACTGAAAATAAAGTAGACGAGTTAGAGCAAGAAATCACCAAGTTAAAGCAGCGCGAAATTTTAGCCCTGCAGCGCGAAATCCAGCAACTTCAAGGCCAGTCGCATCGAAGCAGCTCTGCTGACTTCGCATCAATTGAGGTTATGGTACAGAAATTTACAGGCGATGATAGTTATCACATACGCAAATGGTTTGGTGAACTCGAGGATGTGTTTGGCATAATGTGCATCGACGAATATATGCAATTACTTTGTGTTCGTCGGTTGTTGGATGGTAGCGCAAAATTGTTCGTCAGAACCCCTATGGTTTCTGATTACCAAAGCCTGAAGGCAGCCTTGATCGAGCAATTTTCTATTTCATACTCACTGCTGGATGTGTATGAAGAACTGAAGGCACGGAAATTGAGAAGCAGTGAGAGTGTTCAGCGTTATTTATTGGAAATGCAGCTGATTGCAAGCAAAGCAAACATACATGAAGGAGATTTGTTGGACGCAGTCATTGCTGGGATAGGTGACAAGTTGGGGGCGGCAACAATGCTCTATCAAGCCAACAACCTAAGGGAACTAAAAATACAAATCGACCGCTACGACAAGTATCGACCAAGAGCAGCCACTGGTGCGAAAGTAGTTAAACCAAATGGTAAAGATAAAACTTCTGTGCAGCCCGTTGCTACAATTGCTCGCATTACCAATCTAACTCTCCAAAGCCTAAACGAGCGCTGGGTTCATATTTTAAGTGTGTGGAGTTCGGACATTTTTACCAAGCATGTCCAAAGCGAAATCTGGTTGCAGCGGTAA